A region from the uncultured Holophaga sp. genome encodes:
- a CDS encoding YceI family protein encodes MLFRSLMHRLTAVAFLLALPLAAGMDTYTIDPVHSEIGFRIRHLVSKTSGHYTRFKGTIRIDPQAIPKSSVDVAIEAASISTDSDARDKHLRSDDFFAVEKYPAITFKSVAVKEVAKGKIEVYGDLTMHGVTRRITIPMSILGTMKDPQGKVHAGFEGALTLDRNAFGITSFPGMLGDQVEVTLNVEALKD; translated from the coding sequence ATGCTCTTCCGCTCCCTGATGCACCGTCTCACCGCTGTTGCCTTCCTGCTGGCGCTGCCCCTCGCCGCCGGTATGGACACCTACACCATTGATCCGGTGCACTCGGAGATCGGGTTCCGGATCCGCCATCTGGTCTCCAAGACCTCCGGCCACTACACCCGCTTCAAGGGGACCATCCGGATCGACCCTCAGGCGATCCCCAAGTCCTCGGTTGATGTGGCCATCGAGGCGGCCAGCATCAGCACCGACAGCGATGCCCGTGACAAGCACCTCCGCAGTGATGACTTCTTCGCGGTGGAGAAGTACCCCGCCATCACCTTCAAGAGTGTGGCGGTTAAGGAGGTCGCGAAGGGGAAGATCGAGGTCTACGGGGACCTCACCATGCACGGGGTGACCCGCCGCATCACAATCCCCATGTCCATCCTGGGCACCATGAAGGACCCCCAGGGCAAGGTGCATGCGGGTTTCGAAGGGGCGTTGACCCTGGATCGCAATGCCTTCGGCATCACGTCCTTCCCGGGCATGCTGGGCGACCAGGTGGAGGTCACCCTCAATGTCGAGGCTTTGAAGGATTGA
- a CDS encoding methyl-accepting chemotaxis protein gives MFKRWYGDLRFRFKILLSAALLTLVALIVTFMAVRDTQADMRRFDSMYRTNLIPITELAICRTQMLKAAYDIEQLLKVPAGSRAPLEEEIRGCRKDFEEDWAKYEAEISSDVERKNAPIYHGMMQEVLGHFDRIILAVHSGEVVAAENIMNREAHPLLVKGVESWKTLMADNQDQVKALVSNNHATVARNTKLGISVVVIGLAISWTLVFILIKRVEGSLNGFQSALTAVAAGDLTTQSTLDTQDELGDMSRTLNGMIGQLRQIMQEVRRSVEGVASGATELSASAEEMAATAGEIARSAETQQEGSEQMVAAVGELSASIEEVNRGAQTSLERLDEALEATQKGDQAGQATHAAMEGITETAGQIGKAVTVIQEIAQQTNLLSLNAAIEAAKAGEHGKGFAVVAEEVRKLAERSSVSAKEIARFIEEANEAISKGSHTVDTTVHLLKQIRTVLDDFASSTRQAAAATSEQATAGGEVARQVETSSQEAQSIASAVTQMSATTGEVARTSSDLHRLAEELLLQIEHFRI, from the coding sequence GTGTTCAAGCGCTGGTATGGCGACCTCAGGTTCAGGTTCAAGATCCTGCTCTCCGCGGCACTGCTCACCCTGGTGGCCCTCATCGTGACCTTCATGGCCGTCCGGGACACCCAGGCCGACATGCGGCGCTTCGACAGCATGTACAGGACCAACCTCATCCCCATCACGGAACTGGCCATCTGCCGCACTCAGATGCTGAAAGCGGCCTATGACATCGAGCAGCTCCTGAAGGTCCCCGCCGGAAGCCGGGCCCCTCTGGAAGAGGAGATCCGGGGTTGCCGGAAGGACTTCGAGGAGGACTGGGCCAAGTACGAGGCAGAGATCTCCAGCGATGTGGAGCGCAAGAACGCCCCTATCTACCACGGCATGATGCAAGAGGTGCTGGGGCACTTCGACCGAATCATCCTGGCCGTCCACAGCGGGGAAGTGGTCGCCGCCGAGAACATCATGAACCGGGAGGCGCATCCCCTCCTCGTCAAGGGCGTGGAGTCCTGGAAGACCCTGATGGCGGACAACCAGGACCAGGTCAAGGCCCTCGTGAGCAACAACCACGCGACCGTCGCCCGCAACACCAAGCTCGGCATCTCCGTGGTGGTCATCGGCCTTGCCATCAGCTGGACCCTGGTCTTCATCCTCATCAAGCGGGTGGAGGGCTCCCTGAATGGCTTCCAGAGCGCCCTCACCGCCGTGGCCGCCGGGGACCTCACCACCCAGTCCACCCTGGACACCCAGGACGAGCTGGGGGATATGTCCCGCACCCTCAACGGCATGATCGGCCAGCTGCGCCAGATCATGCAGGAGGTGAGACGCAGTGTGGAAGGCGTCGCCAGCGGCGCCACCGAGCTCTCCGCCTCCGCCGAGGAGATGGCCGCCACGGCAGGGGAGATCGCCCGCAGCGCCGAGACCCAGCAGGAGGGCTCGGAGCAGATGGTGGCCGCGGTGGGGGAGCTCTCCGCCTCCATCGAAGAGGTCAACCGGGGGGCCCAGACCTCTCTGGAACGCCTGGATGAGGCCCTGGAGGCCACCCAGAAGGGGGATCAGGCGGGCCAGGCCACCCATGCAGCCATGGAGGGCATCACCGAGACGGCGGGACAGATCGGAAAGGCCGTGACGGTCATTCAGGAGATCGCCCAGCAGACCAACCTGCTCTCGCTGAATGCCGCCATCGAGGCCGCCAAGGCCGGGGAACACGGCAAGGGTTTCGCCGTCGTGGCCGAGGAGGTCCGCAAGCTCGCGGAACGCAGCTCGGTCTCCGCCAAGGAGATCGCCCGTTTCATCGAAGAGGCCAACGAGGCCATCAGCAAGGGCAGCCACACCGTGGACACCACTGTCCACTTGCTCAAACAGATCCGCACCGTCCTGGACGACTTCGCCTCCTCCACCCGCCAGGCCGCCGCCGCCACCTCGGAGCAGGCCACCGCCGGTGGTGAGGTGGCCCGCCAGGTCGAGACGAGCTCCCAGGAGGCCCAGAGCATCGCCTCGGCGGTGACCCAGATGTCCGCCACCACCGGGGAAGTGGCCCGCACCTCCTCGGATCTCCATCGCCTGGCCGAAGAGCTGCTCCTGCAGATCGAACACTTCAGGATTTGA
- a CDS encoding NAD(P)H-dependent oxidoreductase subunit E: MTLSPDELNAGPMAPGERLPKGGRSILSPTAEAAIHALRERYPDPLAATLPALYLAQADLGFTSLAAMKEVARVLEIPEGHVFGVATFYTMYQKKPVGRFHIQVCTNLCCALRGGAELFERLCERLKVHPGEVSLDGLWSVEEVECLGSCGSGPCLQVNHGTYDEFVDEARLDAILEACRRGDVAEWGK; encoded by the coding sequence ATGACCCTGTCCCCCGATGAACTGAATGCAGGTCCCATGGCCCCAGGGGAACGCCTCCCCAAAGGGGGCAGGAGTATCCTGAGCCCCACTGCCGAGGCGGCCATCCATGCCCTTCGGGAGCGATACCCCGATCCCCTGGCCGCCACCCTGCCGGCCCTCTACCTGGCCCAGGCGGATCTGGGGTTCACCAGCTTGGCGGCCATGAAGGAGGTTGCCCGGGTTCTGGAGATTCCAGAGGGCCATGTCTTCGGTGTGGCCACCTTCTACACCATGTACCAGAAGAAGCCTGTGGGCCGCTTCCACATCCAGGTCTGCACCAACCTCTGCTGTGCGCTCCGCGGAGGGGCTGAGCTCTTCGAGCGGCTCTGCGAGCGGCTCAAGGTGCATCCAGGGGAGGTCAGCCTGGACGGGCTCTGGAGCGTGGAGGAAGTGGAGTGCCTGGGCTCCTGCGGCAGTGGCCCCTGTCTCCAGGTCAACCACGGGACCTACGACGAGTTCGTGGACGAGGCCCGGCTGGATGCCATCCTCGAGGCCTGTCGGCGGGGTGATGTGGCCGAGTGGGGGAAGTGA
- the nuoF gene encoding NADH-quinone oxidoreductase subunit NuoF, with amino-acid sequence MDIRTKPDPQVYTFPGFGSDRFPNLMLRGAGDLDNWRLKVYEQRHEGYQALRRALQMNPADVTAEVKTSGLRGRGGAGFPTGLKWTFMPKDTGEKRFTRYVVCNADEGEPGTFKDRAIMEYNPHQLIEGMVIAAWAMGCSLGFIYVRGEFKWLVDKLDAALQEARDAGYLGRDILGSGLDFDILTYRGAGAYICGEETALLNSLEGRRGEPRVKPPFPAVKGAFGQPTTVNNVETLAAVPPILRMGGAEYARLGTPGNAGTRIFGLSGHIKRPGLYELPLGLPLDFLMNELGGGSSTGKRIKAVIPGGASAPMWDERSFDCPLDFDTVKARGSMAGSGGVIVMDEDTCMVQATLRLLRFYAHESCGQCTPCREGCNWVTRILTRIERGQGRPEDLPLLDSLVPRINMRTLCPLGDAACGPLESALRLFRYEFEAHIRDGVCASRGPSLLTASESH; translated from the coding sequence ATGGACATCCGCACCAAGCCCGATCCCCAGGTCTACACCTTCCCCGGCTTCGGCTCTGACCGCTTTCCCAACCTCATGCTCCGGGGGGCGGGGGACCTGGACAACTGGCGCCTGAAGGTCTATGAGCAGAGGCACGAGGGCTATCAGGCCCTTCGCCGGGCCCTGCAGATGAACCCAGCCGATGTGACCGCCGAGGTCAAGACCTCGGGGCTCCGGGGACGGGGGGGCGCTGGCTTCCCCACGGGGCTCAAGTGGACCTTCATGCCCAAGGACACGGGGGAGAAGCGCTTCACCCGCTATGTCGTCTGCAACGCCGACGAGGGGGAACCGGGCACCTTCAAGGACCGGGCGATCATGGAATACAACCCGCACCAGCTCATCGAGGGCATGGTGATCGCCGCCTGGGCCATGGGCTGCAGCCTGGGCTTCATCTACGTCCGGGGCGAGTTCAAGTGGCTCGTCGACAAGCTGGACGCCGCCCTCCAGGAGGCCCGGGACGCAGGGTACCTGGGCCGGGACATCCTTGGCTCGGGGCTGGACTTCGACATCCTGACCTACCGGGGGGCGGGAGCCTACATCTGCGGCGAGGAGACGGCCCTGCTGAACAGCCTGGAGGGGCGCCGGGGCGAGCCCCGGGTGAAGCCCCCCTTCCCGGCGGTGAAGGGGGCCTTTGGCCAGCCCACCACGGTGAACAATGTCGAGACCCTGGCGGCGGTGCCCCCCATCCTGCGCATGGGTGGGGCCGAGTACGCCAGGCTGGGCACCCCGGGCAATGCCGGGACCCGCATTTTCGGGCTCTCAGGGCACATCAAGCGTCCCGGTCTCTACGAGCTGCCCCTGGGGCTGCCCCTGGACTTCCTGATGAACGAGCTGGGTGGGGGCTCCAGCACCGGCAAGCGGATCAAGGCCGTGATCCCGGGCGGAGCCAGTGCCCCCATGTGGGACGAGCGCAGCTTCGACTGCCCTCTGGACTTCGACACCGTGAAGGCGAGGGGTTCCATGGCCGGCTCCGGTGGCGTCATCGTCATGGACGAGGACACCTGCATGGTGCAGGCCACGCTCCGGCTGTTGCGCTTTTACGCCCATGAGAGCTGCGGGCAGTGCACCCCCTGCCGCGAGGGCTGCAACTGGGTCACCCGGATCCTGACCCGCATCGAGCGGGGCCAGGGTCGGCCCGAGGATCTTCCCTTGCTGGACAGCCTGGTGCCCCGGATCAATATGAGGACCCTGTGCCCCCTGGGGGATGCCGCCTGCGGTCCCCTGGAGTCGGCTCTGCGCCTCTTCCGGTACGAGTTCGAGGCCCACATCCGCGATGGCGTCTGTGCTTCCCGCGGCCCCTCCCTGTTGACGGCCTCGGAGAGCCATTGA